The following coding sequences lie in one Flagellimonas eckloniae genomic window:
- a CDS encoding BatA domain-containing protein → MQLKHPEILWALLLLLIPILIHLFQLRRFKKTPFTNVAMLQKVVSESRKSNTLKKWLLLLTRMLVLAALVLAFAQPFSSKETALQEKETVVYLDNSFSMQAKTNSFSLLEKAVQDLVRNIDPESVFSLFTNERTYKDVTIKDIQNNLLSLSYSHKQLKRDEIQLKANTLFSKQNNSNKNLILISDFQTRMEMANTNSNSEINTYVVPAQPKETRNISIDSLFIEDNLSRQSTLNVYLSGGNSNENVPVSVYNGEQLIAKTAAEFEQNGKSEVVFSIPGNQEINGQLRIVDNSLSYDNQFFFNINKKELIKVMGISESNDDYLERLFTSDEFSFKKYALNQLDYSALDEQHVVILDSQKTIPNSLQKVFRTFKENGGTLIIVPAPDINLDSYNQFLSGFMATRFVENNHINKKITSISFEHPLYKNVFEKTVTNFQYPYTEQYYKIQSRAPKILALEGNDAFLSGIDGFYIFSSSLEAGNSNFKNSPLIVPTFYNMAAYSLKTPRSYYILANPNTLDIPVTIGNDNIIQVSKNTYEFIPLQQTFPNKVRLTFSENPTEDGIFTITNQGEPVQNISFNFPREESRLDYLDIDSMQDVTAQDSIASLFQFLKAENSITAYWKWFVILALLLVLVEVIIQKFVT, encoded by the coding sequence ATGCAGTTAAAACATCCAGAAATTCTTTGGGCCTTATTACTCCTCTTAATTCCCATTTTAATCCATCTTTTTCAATTACGGCGCTTTAAAAAGACCCCTTTTACCAATGTAGCCATGCTGCAAAAAGTGGTTTCTGAATCCCGAAAAAGCAATACCCTTAAAAAGTGGTTATTGCTCCTTACAAGAATGCTGGTTTTGGCTGCACTAGTTTTGGCATTTGCCCAACCTTTTTCTTCCAAGGAAACTGCCTTACAAGAAAAGGAAACGGTTGTGTATTTGGATAATTCGTTTAGCATGCAGGCCAAAACAAATAGTTTTTCACTTTTAGAAAAAGCCGTGCAAGATTTAGTTAGAAACATTGATCCAGAAAGTGTTTTTAGCCTTTTCACCAATGAAAGGACCTATAAAGACGTTACGATCAAGGACATCCAGAATAATTTATTATCGCTTTCCTATTCCCATAAGCAATTGAAACGGGATGAAATTCAGTTAAAGGCTAACACGCTATTTTCAAAACAGAACAACTCCAATAAAAACCTGATTTTGATTTCTGATTTTCAGACTCGAATGGAAATGGCAAATACCAATTCTAATTCGGAAATCAATACTTATGTGGTTCCAGCTCAACCTAAAGAAACTAGGAACATTTCAATAGATTCTTTATTTATTGAAGATAATTTAAGTAGACAATCTACGCTAAATGTCTATCTCTCTGGAGGAAATTCTAATGAGAATGTTCCGGTATCTGTTTACAATGGAGAACAACTTATTGCCAAAACTGCAGCAGAATTTGAACAGAACGGTAAGTCTGAGGTTGTTTTTTCAATTCCAGGAAACCAAGAAATAAATGGACAATTACGAATTGTTGACAATAGCCTGTCGTATGACAATCAATTCTTTTTCAATATAAATAAAAAAGAGCTCATAAAAGTAATGGGCATAAGCGAGAGTAATGACGATTATTTAGAGCGTTTATTTACCTCAGATGAGTTTAGTTTTAAGAAATATGCTCTAAATCAATTGGATTACAGTGCTTTGGATGAGCAACATGTAGTCATCTTAGATAGTCAAAAAACCATACCCAATAGCTTACAAAAGGTGTTTCGTACATTCAAGGAAAATGGGGGCACCTTAATTATAGTTCCTGCTCCAGATATAAATCTTGACTCCTATAATCAGTTTTTATCAGGGTTTATGGCAACCCGGTTTGTTGAAAATAATCACATCAATAAAAAGATAACCTCAATTTCTTTTGAGCATCCGCTGTATAAAAATGTTTTTGAAAAAACGGTGACAAATTTTCAATATCCATACACCGAACAATATTATAAAATACAATCTAGAGCACCCAAAATACTTGCTTTGGAAGGGAACGATGCTTTTCTATCTGGAATTGATGGGTTTTACATTTTTTCTTCTTCGTTGGAAGCTGGTAATTCAAATTTCAAGAATTCACCTTTAATAGTGCCTACTTTTTATAATATGGCGGCATATAGTCTTAAAACACCTCGCTCATATTATATATTGGCCAATCCAAATACTTTAGATATTCCGGTAACTATTGGGAATGATAATATAATCCAGGTATCAAAAAATACATACGAGTTTATTCCACTCCAACAAACATTTCCCAACAAGGTTCGTCTGACTTTTAGTGAAAATCCAACTGAGGATGGAATATTTACTATTACAAACCAAGGTGAACCTGTTCAAAACATTAGTTTTAATTTCCCAAGAGAAGAGAGCAGACTTGATTACCTGGATATAGATTCCATGCAGGACGTGACCGCTCAAGATTCCATAGCTTCCCTGTTCCAATTCTTAAAAGCAGAAAATAGCATTACCGCATATTGGAAATGGTTTGTTATTTTAGCGCTGCTTCTTGTGCTTGTAGAAGTAATCATTCAAAAATTTGTTACATGA